One window of the Gavia stellata isolate bGavSte3 chromosome 9, bGavSte3.hap2, whole genome shotgun sequence genome contains the following:
- the INA gene encoding alpha-internexin, with translation MSYSAEPAALAASYRHLLAEAPRRPEGAAGRRARPGAEPGRERSAEPRRARASEKEQLRGLNERFAGYIERVRALEERNRALAAELAALRQQSAEPRRLGQLLGGELRALRARLEEAHGERAQAALERARLAEETQRLRARCEEEARGRAEAEQALRSRQQAAEGAARARADLERRAAALREELAALRSAHAEQLAQLGAALRAAAPPAPAPAGRPDLAAALRELRAQYEALAARNLQAAEDWYRARCARLHERAARSQEAVRASRREAGECRRQLQARLAEMESLRGAHQSLERQLQELEERHSAEAAGLQDTIGQLEDDLRNTKNEMARHLREYQDLLNVKMALDIEIAAYRKLLEGEETLFSTGSVGLSALNPLPNPTYSFQPRGFSSSTLSFKEEDQGEVIKVTSKISSSRAEMIEGTITSARKRGRLNVHEGIIANAKM, from the exons ATGAGCTACAGCGCGGAGCCGGCGGCGCTGGCCGCCTCCTATCGCCACCTCCTCGCGGAGGCCCCGCGGCGCCCcgagggggcggcgggccggcggGCGCGCCCGGGCGCCGAGCCGGGGCGGGAGCGCAGCGCCgagccgcggcgggcgcgggccAGCGAGAAGGAGCAGCTGCGGGGCCTCAACGAGCGCTTCGCCGGCTACATCGAGCGGGTGCGGGCGCTGGAGGAGCGGAACCGGGCGCTGGCGGCGGAGCTGGCGGCGCTGCGGCAGCAGTCGGCCGAGCCGCGCCGGCTGGGCCAGCTGCTGGGCGGGGAGCTGCGCGCCCTGCGCGCCCGCCTGGAGGAGGCGCACGGGGAGCGGGCGCAGGCGGCGCTGGAGCGGGCGCGCCTGGCCGAGGAGACGCAGCGGCTGCGGGCGCGCTGCGAGGAGGaggcgcggggccgcgccgAGGCGGAGCAGGCGCTGCGCTCCCGGCAGCAGGCGGCCGAGGGGGCCGCCCGCGCCCGCGCCGACCTggagcggcgggcggcggccctGCGGGAGGAGCTGGCGGCGCTGCGCAGCGCCCACGCCGAGCAGCTGGCCCAGCTGGGCGCCGcgctccgcgccgccgcgccgccggccccggccccggcggggcggcccgacctggcggcggcgctgcgggAGCTGCGCGCCCAGTACGAGGCGCTGGCGGCCCGCAACCTGCAGGCGGCCGAGGACTGGTACCGCGCCCGCTGCGCCCGCCTCCACGAGCGGGCGGCCCGCAGCCAGGAGGCCGTCCGCGCCAGCCGCCGGGAGGCCGGCGAGTGCCGCCGCCAGCTCCAGGCCCGCCTGGCGGAGATGGAGAGCCTGCGCGGCGCCCACCAGTCCCtggagaggcagctgcaggagctggaggagcggCACAGCGCCGAGGCCGCCGGCCTGCAG GACACCATCGGGCAGCTGGAGGACGACCTGCGAAACACCAAAAATGAGATGGCTCGGCACTTGAGGGAGTACCAAGACCTGCTAAACGTCAAGATGGCACTTGATATTGAGATAGCTGCCTACAG gaagctgctggagggagaggagacCCTCTTCAGCACGGGAAGCGTCGGCCTTTCAGCGCTCAATCCCCTCCCCAACCCCACTTACTCCTTCCAGCCAAGAGGCTTTAGTTCCTCTACTCTGTCCTTCAAGGAGGAGGACCAAGGAGAGGTTATTAAAGTGACCTCTAAAATATCATCCAGCAGGGCTGAGATGATTGAGGGGACCATAACCTCTGCCAGGAAAAGAGGGAGATTAAATGTGCATGAAGGAATCATTGCGAATGCAAAAATGTAA